One Nocardioides oleivorans DNA segment encodes these proteins:
- a CDS encoding NUDIX hydrolase — protein MEPRDVRAAGAVVTRKGGEVLLVHRPKYDDWSFPKGKLDPGEHVVTAAVREVAEETGLDVRLGPALTHQRYRMASGRWKRVDYWVARVVGSDDVRRYRANDEIDRVEWVEWKAAMRRLTYPHDRETLTEAQALRRKTRALVVLRHGKARARGSWKRDDRRRPLVQLGEAQAQRLVPLLAAFDVTSAHTSSSLRCVQTVTPYVDTTGWPVKLYDDLSEEDASVDGIVDLVDSLMDGGASSVLCTHRPVLPTVLDALRVPEVKLEPGAMLVVHHRKGRVVATEVLQP, from the coding sequence ATGGAGCCCCGCGACGTGCGCGCTGCCGGTGCCGTGGTGACCCGCAAGGGTGGTGAGGTGCTGCTCGTGCACCGGCCGAAGTACGACGACTGGTCGTTCCCCAAGGGCAAGCTCGACCCGGGCGAGCACGTCGTCACCGCCGCCGTCCGCGAGGTCGCCGAGGAGACCGGGCTCGACGTCCGGCTCGGTCCCGCGCTGACGCACCAGCGCTATCGGATGGCCAGCGGGCGCTGGAAGCGCGTGGACTACTGGGTTGCGCGCGTGGTCGGCAGCGACGACGTCCGGCGCTACCGCGCCAACGACGAGATCGACCGCGTCGAGTGGGTGGAGTGGAAGGCCGCGATGCGCCGGCTGACCTATCCCCACGACCGCGAGACGCTCACCGAGGCCCAGGCGCTGCGGCGCAAGACCCGTGCACTGGTCGTGCTGCGCCACGGCAAGGCGCGCGCCCGCGGCAGCTGGAAGCGGGACGACCGCCGGCGACCGCTCGTCCAGCTCGGCGAGGCCCAGGCCCAGCGGCTCGTGCCCCTGCTCGCCGCCTTCGACGTGACCTCCGCCCACACCTCCTCCAGCCTCCGCTGCGTGCAGACGGTGACGCCGTACGTCGACACCACGGGCTGGCCGGTGAAGCTCTACGACGACCTCAGCGAGGAGGACGCCTCCGTCGACGGGATCGTCGACCTGGTCGACTCCCTGATGGACGGCGGTGCCAGCTCGGTCCTCTGCACCCACCGGCCGGTCCTGCCGACCGTCCTCGACGCGCTGCGGGTGCCCGAGGTGAAGCTGGAGCCGGGTGCGATGCTGGTCGTGCACCACCGCAAGGGCCGGGTCGTCGCGACCGAGGTCCTGCAGCCCTGA
- the pstS gene encoding phosphate ABC transporter substrate-binding protein PstS: protein MNRTSFRKALAPSVAVLALSISLTACGAGNESDAGTDSGSDSSDTSGGLSGDLNGAGASSQEKAQGAWATGFQGMNDGNVTVNYDPVGSGDGRTNFISGGVSFAGSDSYLSDDEGELTGAKDRCGGTDPIEVPAYVSPIAVTFNLEGVDALNLDADTIAQIFDNKITTWNDPAIADQNPDADLPDTAITPVHRSDDSGTTKNFTDYLGKASSSWSYEAEDAFPVKGGEAAEGTSGVISAVSGGTGTIGYADESQVGDLSVVSVKVGEEYVAPSAEGAAIVVETSPAAEGRADVDMAVDIDRTSTEAGAYPVVLLSYLIACQTYEDQAEADLVKGYLSYIVSDEGQQAAADEAGSAPLSSSVAERAQSIVDAITAG from the coding sequence GTGAACCGCACTTCTTTCCGCAAGGCGCTCGCCCCCAGCGTCGCCGTCCTCGCCCTCTCGATCTCGCTCACCGCCTGCGGTGCCGGCAACGAGAGCGACGCCGGCACGGACTCCGGCAGCGACTCCAGCGACACCTCCGGCGGCCTGTCGGGTGACCTCAACGGCGCCGGCGCCTCCTCGCAGGAGAAGGCGCAGGGCGCCTGGGCCACCGGCTTCCAGGGCATGAACGACGGCAACGTGACCGTCAACTACGACCCGGTCGGCTCCGGCGACGGTCGCACCAACTTCATCAGCGGCGGCGTCAGCTTCGCCGGCTCCGACTCCTACCTCAGCGACGACGAGGGCGAGCTCACCGGCGCCAAGGACCGCTGCGGCGGCACCGACCCGATCGAGGTCCCGGCCTACGTCTCGCCGATCGCGGTGACGTTCAACCTCGAGGGCGTGGACGCGCTCAACCTCGACGCCGACACGATCGCGCAGATCTTCGACAACAAGATCACCACGTGGAACGACCCGGCGATCGCCGACCAGAACCCCGACGCCGACCTCCCGGACACGGCGATCACGCCCGTGCACCGCTCGGACGACTCGGGCACCACGAAGAACTTCACCGACTACCTCGGCAAGGCCAGCTCGTCGTGGTCCTACGAGGCCGAGGACGCCTTCCCGGTCAAGGGTGGCGAGGCCGCCGAGGGCACCTCCGGTGTCATCTCGGCCGTCTCCGGCGGCACCGGCACCATCGGCTACGCCGACGAGAGCCAGGTCGGCGACCTGTCCGTCGTGTCGGTCAAGGTCGGCGAGGAGTACGTCGCCCCGTCCGCCGAGGGCGCCGCGATCGTCGTGGAGACCTCCCCGGCCGCCGAGGGCCGTGCCGACGTCGACATGGCCGTCGACATCGACCGCACCTCGACCGAGGCGGGCGCCTACCCGGTCGTCCTGCTGAGCTACCTCATCGCCTGCCAGACCTACGAGGACCAGGCCGAGGCCGACCTGGTCAAGGGCTACCTGTCCTACATCGTGTCCGACGAGGGCCAGCAGGCCGCTGCCGACGAGGCCGGCTCGGCGCCGCTGTCCTCCTCGGTCGCCGAGCGTGCGCAGTCCATCGTGGACGCGATCACCGCGGGCTGA